A single region of the Cynocephalus volans isolate mCynVol1 chromosome 12, mCynVol1.pri, whole genome shotgun sequence genome encodes:
- the LOC134360361 gene encoding LOW QUALITY PROTEIN: translation machinery-associated protein 7-like (The sequence of the model RefSeq protein was modified relative to this genomic sequence to represent the inferred CDS: substituted 2 bases at 2 genomic stop codons), translating into MSSIEGGKKQPLKQPKKQANEVDEEDKAFKQKQRRRRNXMNXKQRLRGKDPLATGVAKKSGKK; encoded by the coding sequence ATGTCCAGCATTGAAGGTGGCAAGAAGCAGCCCCTGAAACAGCCCAAGAAGCAGGCCAATGAGGTGGACGAAGAAGATAAAGCTTTCAAGCAGAAACAAAGGAGGAGAAGAAACTAAATGAACTGAAAGCAAAGGCTGAGGGGGAAGGACCCCTTGGCCACAGGTGTAGCTAAGAAATCTGGCAAAAAGTAA